TCGGTCGCCCAATCGAGTCCATAAATAAAGGCAGCACTGGCACTGCCGGCCAGCAAGGCAACCAGAGTAGCCAGCAACAGCCACTTGATGACATGCCCCAGCAGGGCCAGATACGGCGGTAATGTCGGAATGCGCATAAATGATCCAGTGATTGTGAGTTCCAGCACAAATCCGGATTCAAGGAAGGACCGCCTGCTCAGGCACCTGCGCGACGTCCGTCAATCCGGAACACGAGCAGGCATCATCAGCCCCAGGGGCGGTTAAGGGAGGAATGCCATCTCCACTGGGATCAATCCTAACAGCCTTGCGCAGAGCCGACTAGTCGGTTGTTGGCACCAGGAGTTCGTCCAGTGCATCACCATTACGCTTGAACGCCTTGGCAAAGTGTTCACGGTGACGTGCCATAAACACACCCGCCTCCTCGGCCTGGCTTTCATTGATGCTGGGTACGGCATGCCGCAGTACGGCGCTCAGCTGCTCGGCGAGTTCCAGCATTTGGTCATGTCGGTCGGCGGCGGCTTTATCCATGAACAACTGCTCCGGGTCTCTGCTACTGCGATACAGGGTTTCTACGGCCATGCTTACCTCTGGCGGAAGATTGCGATAGCGCGCAGCATAACATCTACTGTATATAAAAACAGCTATCTTGCTGCCACATGGATTTGATGCAGCTCGATCGCGGCCAGCCACTCCAGTTCGGCTATCGCCTGCGCGGCTTCATGCTGGCAGGCTGCATCGGGAGTGCGGGTAAAGAACAGCTCAAGCAGTACCTGCTGACGATGGTAGTGAATCTGTACCCGGGCACTGTCAGCCAACGCCGGGTAGGCGGCCAGGGCCGCGAGGATATCCGGACGCAGGGGAGCCAGTGTGTGATTGACCGGCGTCTCGTCATCTTCCGGGTCGATATGCAGGGTAATGTCGCCCAGGCGAGAAAACTCGCGCAT
This sequence is a window from Halopseudomonas salegens. Protein-coding genes within it:
- a CDS encoding YebG family protein, with protein sequence MAVETLYRSSRDPEQLFMDKAAADRHDQMLELAEQLSAVLRHAVPSINESQAEEAGVFMARHREHFAKAFKRNGDALDELLVPTTD